One genomic segment of uncultured Desulfobacter sp. includes these proteins:
- the tyrA gene encoding bifunctional chorismate mutase/prephenate dehydrogenase, with amino-acid sequence MTKDNASFAQQIKPLRDEIDAIDTQIISLLSKRREQVEKIVAVKKEHKMPIYHPAREEDVISRLRGKASDMDVDPNLVENLYRTIMHQSRQSQTRVSKTSLIRPQARILIVGGAGEMGRLFVRFFTETGYQVDILDKNDWDRAQDLCKNADLVIVCVPINVTVKVIDALAPLMRPDAVLTDLTSIKKRPLEAMCQAHKGPVLGLHPLFGPTTNNLDKQIIAACSGQDDDACQWVIDQLVAWGAVVVETSAREHDQVMEIVQALRHFATFSFGSFLYRQGIPIKRTLEFSSPIYRLELGMVGRLFAQDPDLYAEIIFATPERRQLLKTFVQSLTQFLDMLESGDKEAFIKEFNQIAEWFGPFGHQALRESTYFINKLIERF; translated from the coding sequence ATGACCAAAGACAACGCCTCTTTTGCACAGCAAATCAAACCCCTTCGGGATGAAATTGATGCCATTGATACCCAGATTATCTCCTTATTAAGCAAGCGCCGGGAACAAGTTGAAAAAATCGTGGCGGTAAAAAAAGAGCACAAAATGCCTATTTACCATCCGGCCCGGGAAGAAGACGTGATATCCCGTTTGCGGGGAAAAGCCTCGGACATGGACGTGGACCCTAATTTGGTAGAAAATCTTTACCGAACAATCATGCACCAGTCCAGGCAAAGTCAGACCCGTGTGTCCAAAACCAGTTTGATCCGACCCCAGGCAAGGATACTTATTGTGGGCGGTGCCGGAGAGATGGGCCGTCTGTTTGTTCGGTTTTTCACCGAAACCGGATACCAGGTGGATATTCTGGATAAAAATGACTGGGACCGGGCCCAAGACTTGTGTAAAAATGCAGACCTTGTCATTGTCTGTGTTCCCATTAACGTTACCGTTAAGGTCATTGACGCATTAGCCCCCCTGATGCGGCCGGATGCGGTGCTCACGGACCTGACGTCAATCAAAAAGCGTCCCCTTGAAGCCATGTGCCAGGCACACAAAGGCCCTGTGCTGGGCCTGCACCCCCTTTTCGGCCCCACCACAAACAACCTGGACAAACAAATCATTGCGGCATGTTCCGGACAAGACGATGATGCCTGCCAGTGGGTTATTGATCAGCTGGTTGCCTGGGGTGCCGTGGTTGTTGAAACAAGTGCCCGGGAACATGACCAGGTCATGGAAATTGTCCAGGCCCTTCGACATTTCGCCACGTTCAGTTTCGGCAGTTTTCTTTACCGCCAGGGTATACCCATCAAACGCACCCTTGAATTCTCAAGCCCGATCTACCGCCTGGAACTGGGTATGGTGGGCAGACTTTTCGCCCAGGATCCTGATCTATACGCGGAAATCATCTTTGCCACACCCGAACGGCGCCAACTTTTAAAAACATTTGTTCAGTCCTTGACCCAGTTCCTGGATATGCTTGAATCCGGTGATAAGGAAGCGTTTATTAAAGAATTTAACCAGATTGCTGAATGGTTCGGACCTTTCGGCCACCAGGCCCTGCGTGAAAGCACCTATTTTATCAACAAACTGATTGAACGGTTCTAA
- a CDS encoding MBL fold metallo-hydrolase, protein MQTRHIPEDRFPMQVSPAVQVIGNYYFNLMLITGKEKTLLFEAGVSGMVDQVIRQLDMLEVSPDIIVVSHPHADHVTGLPGLADRFKHARIIAGTGAKKFMTHPKAVVALIAEDRFISRRLGEEKLTPGRPSLYAEPDVSRIEEIACPARLDLGGGIFFDLLPAKGHSPAALMGLAVPDQVLCCSDALGFHYPGRDFWPLFFTGAAAYLDTIKQIKALTPEIICPAHQGPIIADKISLALETAQSRSLEIIKMIKATALNDEELVKELFKMSYKDELSLYTKENITNCAGLLVKRAREYHYPPSTGC, encoded by the coding sequence TGCAAACCCGGCACATACCCGAAGACCGGTTTCCCATGCAGGTGAGCCCCGCAGTCCAGGTGATCGGCAACTACTATTTTAATCTGATGCTGATCACAGGGAAAGAAAAGACCCTGCTGTTTGAAGCCGGTGTTTCAGGTATGGTGGATCAAGTTATCCGGCAACTGGATATGCTTGAAGTCTCCCCGGACATTATAGTGGTCAGCCATCCCCACGCCGATCATGTAACAGGGCTTCCCGGATTGGCTGACCGATTTAAGCATGCCCGGATCATTGCAGGTACCGGGGCCAAAAAATTCATGACCCATCCCAAAGCAGTGGTGGCCCTGATCGCCGAGGACCGTTTTATATCCCGGCGCCTTGGTGAAGAAAAATTAACGCCGGGACGCCCCAGCCTTTATGCCGAACCGGATGTCAGCCGCATTGAAGAGATTGCCTGCCCTGCCCGCCTGGACCTGGGTGGCGGTATCTTTTTTGATCTGCTGCCGGCAAAGGGGCATTCCCCAGCGGCACTGATGGGGCTTGCCGTGCCCGACCAGGTGTTGTGCTGTTCCGACGCCCTGGGATTTCATTATCCCGGTCGGGATTTCTGGCCCCTGTTTTTCACTGGCGCGGCAGCCTATCTTGACACCATTAAACAAATCAAGGCACTGACCCCTGAAATAATCTGTCCGGCCCACCAGGGTCCCATCATAGCCGACAAAATCTCTTTAGCCCTGGAAACAGCGCAATCCAGGTCTCTTGAAATCATAAAAATGATAAAAGCCACCGCCCTCAATGACGAAGAACTGGTCAAAGAACTATTTAAAATGTCATATAAAGACGAATTGAGCCTATACACCAAAGAAAATATAACAAATTGTGCCGGGCTGCTGGTTAAACGGGCCAGGGAATATCATTATCCTCCGTCAACAGGCTGTTAA
- a CDS encoding DMT family transporter, whose translation MFNDMLPRMDRKSTFGYLAVFASAFCFYMSTVVIKWSAMAGLHISTSMFTLARFAFGFIVVCIVISLGSYKIKVVKKRFLVGRALLNTLAVFCFFKGVAQSSVAQANILNMTFPLFIALFSWFLFKSQRDLGTVVIVLVAFAGVFMILMPADTHFSLGALWGLASGFIAAFAIIILNMARQDHDTLTILFFMFGLGGIVVFCLFFHEMQLPNRHELVYLFWCSAIAIAGQVLLTQGFKYVTAIEGGIIASTRIFLAAILGPFLVMDPALSFAGWVGAFLIFAGNVILTVKKVRKFSSRQSTPS comes from the coding sequence ATGTTTAATGATATGCTGCCCAGGATGGATAGAAAATCAACCTTTGGATACCTGGCTGTGTTTGCATCGGCCTTTTGTTTTTATATGTCTACCGTGGTGATCAAGTGGTCGGCCATGGCCGGGCTTCATATCAGTACATCCATGTTCACCCTGGCCCGGTTTGCCTTTGGATTTATCGTTGTATGCATTGTCATTTCCCTGGGCAGTTATAAAATAAAGGTTGTTAAAAAAAGATTTCTTGTGGGCAGGGCGTTGCTAAATACCCTGGCTGTCTTCTGTTTTTTCAAGGGCGTGGCTCAGTCCAGCGTGGCCCAAGCCAATATTTTAAACATGACCTTTCCGTTGTTTATCGCCCTGTTTTCATGGTTTTTATTTAAGTCCCAAAGGGATTTGGGGACCGTTGTGATTGTTCTGGTGGCGTTTGCCGGGGTTTTTATGATTTTAATGCCGGCAGACACACATTTTTCCCTGGGTGCTTTGTGGGGGCTGGCTTCGGGATTCATTGCGGCTTTTGCCATAATTATATTGAACATGGCCCGGCAGGACCACGATACCCTGACCATTCTGTTTTTTATGTTTGGCCTTGGGGGCATTGTGGTGTTTTGTCTTTTTTTCCATGAAATGCAACTGCCCAATCGACATGAACTGGTATATCTTTTTTGGTGTTCGGCCATTGCCATTGCCGGCCAGGTCCTGTTGACGCAAGGATTTAAATACGTCACTGCCATTGAAGGGGGCATCATTGCCTCAACCCGGATTTTTCTGGCGGCGATCCTGGGACCATTCCTTGTCATGGATCCAGCGCTTTCCTTTGCAGGATGGGTTGGGGCGTTTTTGATTTTTGCCGGTAATGTGATTTTGACTGTAAAAAAAGTGCGCAAGTTTTCCAGCCGACAATCTACACCGTCTTAA